A region from the Mucilaginibacter sp. CSA2-8R genome encodes:
- a CDS encoding DUF2809 domain-containing protein, whose translation MNKLRLKYLLCITAVIATGLVSRKITFIPLWIGDALWAVMIYLLMRMILIQIPIFKIATWSLAFCFAIEISQLYQAPCINHIRSTLIGHLVLGQGFLWSDLVAYTGGILTIAIVESMLNTKASRF comes from the coding sequence CTTACTCTGCATTACTGCAGTAATAGCGACCGGATTGGTATCTCGTAAAATCACATTCATTCCCCTATGGATTGGTGATGCGCTTTGGGCGGTAATGATTTATTTACTCATGAGGATGATACTTATCCAAATCCCCATCTTTAAAATTGCTACATGGAGTTTAGCTTTTTGCTTCGCGATTGAAATTAGCCAGCTTTACCAGGCACCTTGTATTAATCACATCCGGTCAACGTTGATAGGACACCTTGTTTTAGGGCAAGGATTTTTGTGGAGTGATTTAGTGGCTTACACTGGGGGAATACTAACTATTGCAATAGTAGAAAGCATGCTCAATACTAAAGCAAGTCGTTTTTAA